One genomic region from Ptychodera flava strain L36383 chromosome 5, AS_Pfla_20210202, whole genome shotgun sequence encodes:
- the LOC139132632 gene encoding uncharacterized protein, translating into MTGTVEAGGLAVTLVDTYPSNQRQTDQSCAVMLEDDYVKFEDVSSVCLGDAAQCTSGFSLSMWLRYNLASNPTTERFVFTTGGHTPSGRGFSVSVESTPDPRIVFQIMTQASTANYLKHLVYKTTFPDDTWFHAIFVYKNPSNVGTIYIDGLPALMHEEATDVPD; encoded by the coding sequence ATGACGGGTACTGTAGAAGCAGGAGGTTTAGCTGTTACGTTGGTGGATACGTACCCATCAAACCAACGACAAACCGACCAGTCATGCGCTGTGATGCTCGAAGATGACTATGTCAAGTTTGAAGATGTGAGTAGTGTTTGCTTAGGAGATGCCGCTCAGTGTACATCCGGGTTCTCGCTGTCAATGTGGCTTCGCTACAACCTGGCCAGTAATCCGACCACAGAGCGGTTCGTCTTCACTACGGGTGGCCACACGCCAAGCGGGAGGGGTTTCAGTGTGTCTGTTGAGTCGACTCCGGATCCCCGAATCGTGTTTCAAATTATGACACAAGCGTCGACCGCTAATTACCTCAAACACTTGGTGTACAAGACTACATTCCCAGACGACACGTGGTTCCATGCGATCTTCGTATACAAGAATCCCTCGAACGTTGGTACTATCTACATTGACGGCTTGCCGGCTTTGATGCACGAGGAAGCCACTGATGTTCCAGATTGA